The Eriocheir sinensis breed Jianghai 21 chromosome 33, ASM2467909v1, whole genome shotgun sequence DNA window AAAATAAGGAGTATACTATTGTGCTTATGGCTAGAGATAGATATGAAAGGAACGAAAGTGtgtgaagttaatgaaaaaacaGGAACTGGAGGTTTTAAATACTTGcttataagaaaaaaatcaaaggagAAACAAATAAACTGCACGAATGGTGGTTTAAAAAATGAAAGCATGAGAGTatagaaggaagacaaaatataAACACTAACCAACAATAAGCAGAACATTTCCTTTGGGGTAGAAGGCGGTGACATCCGTGAGGTCGGCACCACTACTATCCTCATCTCCACTGCCGCTAGCACCACTGGGCGAGGCGGAGGAGACAAGCTCCCAGCCGGTCCGTGTGAGGGAAGCTGCCAGCTGGATGGGGTCCTTAACCTGGTGAACTGGGAACACCTCCGCCACGCCAGCGCTCGCCTTGCTCACGGTGCTGGTGATCCTCGTGCTGCAGGGGAGGAAGGCGCAgtgacttatttatttatttattctttcaggaggtaattaggttaggttaggtcctgTACAGTTAGGAAATTAGTATGTTGTTCTCTTGAGCCTGTACAGTTATGAAGTTAGTATgtgatttatttgtttattctttattttttcaagaggtaattaggttaggttaggttaggtaatgatAGTTGTTCCCTTGAGCCTGTACAGTTAGGTAGTTAGTATAAGTTTTCCATTGAGTGCTAGTGTTAGCATCGTGAGCTGGCGCTGCACTTGTATCAGTTGTCATTTTACCGTCTGGAGTAAAAGATATGCCTTTCATCAACACGTTTCTCTACCTCAAAACATCCTACATGACGCTGAGTATCAAGATGCCTCTCCACTCAAAACTGaactttcttttggccactcttcactgCTCTCTTTTATAGGGACTTTGCTTTAACGGGCTTTTTGGTTTTCAGACGTtttctccacccgaaactgacctctcttttggtcacccTTCACTGCACTCTTTTATAGGAACAGTGCTTAGCGGGGTTTCTGGTTTTCATGCGTtttcacccttgagctgcttcctttactgtataaaAAGTAGGTaatggaagcaactcaagggtgaaaagaaaacaaaaaaatataaaagcccACTCAGTACTCATCctatgaaagaaagaagtgggTGGTCAAAGGAGAGGGTAAATTAGTGTACGTGTgacaatgtgacagagatgagcaccgaggccatgcaaATAATGGTTAGTAGAAGAGTTCAAAACAGAAGGCAGtcatttggagaggtgtcttgatactcccctctccAGAGCATTAAAgttgtagggaggaggaaataatgattcaggaaggctgttctagagttaccagcaaaaaggataaaagaatgaagatgctggttaactcttgcataaggaatatGGATAGTACAGGGGTGAGCAAGAGGAGAAAGTAGCATGCACATACAGTAACTTAagaacgaagatgctggttaactcttgcataaaggatttggagaGTACAGGGATGAGCGAGAGGAGAAAGTAGTGTGTGTATACAGTaagaagatgctggtttactcttgcataaaggattcgGATAGTacagggaggagtgagaggagaaagtagtgcatatacagtaagaaagaagatgctggttaactcttgcattagggattcgGATAGTAGAGGGATGAGTGAGAGGAGAAACTAGTGTCCATATCTGATAACTTATTCCTAGACGAGCTTCCTGCAAAAACAGTGAAACGCTCAACTTTTTACCTGGAAGCCTCTGAAGTCAGCACTCTGTCCACACCCATGAAGTAAGCCGACCTCAGCACTGTGCCAAAGTTCATGGGGTCTTGAATCTGGTCTAGGTAAAGCCACAACTTCTGCTGCCTTCTCTCTATCCCTGCTTGATGGTTCTCCTGCTggctctgtttatttttctctactgCTTGAGTGAtgtacctgtcttccttccccttttgctggctctcttgttcttcctctctctggtGCTTCATTCTTTCTGTCAGTCTGCttttcgcctcctcttccccttgcctTTTATCCTCCCCTTTCTGGTTCGGATCTTCTGCTAGCTggctatctttttttccctctctttggtGTCTGCTTTCCTTCACACCATCCTCATTCTGCTTCCCATgtccaccttctccctcctcctctgggtAATCCTCGTTCAGGGTAAGAAACGGCAGGGGACTGGCATCACAGCACACACCCTGATGGACCTGGTCGCCCTGGAAGATCTGTTTGAATTCTGAAGGTTTTAAGCTTACTGTTGGCACATCCTGATTCTGCGCCATGTTCAGTATGTTCTGAATCTTGGCACTGGTGTTTCCTGACTCACTCTTGTATATTAACTGGTGTATTGTCCTCCTCTTGGCCTGGACGGCGAGGAGAACGGGGAAGATGCCAAAGATGATCTCCCCTTTGACGTTAATCCCCAGGCTGGCGAGTGTGTCCTCCACCGACTGGCTGGGTGATTTGGTGGTGAATTTGGTTCTTGGTtttgttgtatatttgtttttttttggatTTACAAGTGATTCTGCATCATTTTTGCTGGTGTTAGAATCTTCTCTACACGCCAATAAGCTCTTTTCCTGTTTTGGTTGGGGTTGTTTGAATGATTTTTGTTTCCTCTgtgccctttcttctccttttcctcttctcctctctctgcctGGCTCCTTCCCATGGATGACAGGTGAGGTGATGACTGGCACATCTTCATTCTTGGAAGAGGGGAGTGCGCTGTGACGGAACTTGATTGGAGGGAGTCTGAAGGCCGAGTGGCTGGCTTGACGCACCACCACAACCGTCGCCACTCTTGATAACATGGCTGCGGGAAGAGGCGAGATTTAGGACATGTCTTGGCTTCTTATGGTATCTTTTAAAAGTTGTATATATTGAAGTAACATTCATTTCATCTTTTAATcccatacacaaaaaaatttgcATCAGATGACCTAGCTTTGCCCATGGAATCCAATCCATATACTTTATTGAAGGACCAAAATATTGCACATTATTCAGTTTAGATATTTGGTGAATAACACTAATGCAAACTTACTCCCACAACAACTTGTAACTTTCCCCACAGCACCAAACCCTCCCCAACAGCAGCAGAATCACAACAGAGAGGAAGCCCCCAACTTAACAATATGGTATTACAGCCATATCAAGCACATTTGTCTCCATCAATCATAATGCACTCCAGTACACCTGTCTCTATTTCATTACCGCCAAATATGGCAAACATACTCACAATTATATAATTTAGCCACTGATGCCACAGACGGCAGCTACAACAACTGTGTCAAGAGCCACACATCTCCACCTACGAGTGCAGCTCAGTGTATTGGGAGAGTTGACTGTTCCGGCTAAGTGTAGGTATCTATTTGGCTTGACTGCTCTGTACTGAGTGTGCTTACTGTGTGCTGATGACGGTCATGCTACCTTCTAGGTTTGACCAATTCTGAATAAAGGGAGCGAGTACTACACAGCTTGCATCAGTAACCTTCATCCCACCACAATCTTAGGCTGCGTTTCCACCAAACGAATTGAATCAATTCAATTCATGAAGAATCAACACGATTCATGATTCGTCTTGATTCGCCACACTAATTTCAGTGTAATCGTTTCCACCAAGCGAATCGAGCCAATTCAAATCATGACGATTCATGGCGATTCAGAATCACTGATTGATTTGGTCCCATTTTTTCAACAGTCACGGCGAGTCACCCGACGAGTTAGCACCATGACCGTGGACATCCTGATTAGTTTAGTGTAGGAACGACGTGCAATATATGATCCTAGTGATCCTATGCACCGAGATCGGGATGCCATAGTTTACACGCAACATGTTTTCTTATGGTGGATCAAGTTAACTCCACCAACATTTTGAATTGTTCTGTAGTCATCCTAAGGAATTCATAAAACTTTTCTGGATTATTTACCAAATCTGGGAACAGGTGTACAAAGCTCACAAATTCAGGTCTTTTAATATTGATTTCATGGACCCAAACACTTTGCTGACGCCTATGCCTACACCTATGCTGCCTCCTCTGGCGGTGGCCGAGGCGACGGTGCCGCTGCTGCAGAATAGCTACAAGGTAATCCACGGCCATGACTCAGTCTAGGACAAAAATTTCCTCCAATTAGCAGGGCCACTTCAACACCACACCAGAGGCCACAGTCTGAAACTAacaagatgctggctaactcttgcataaaggattcgGATAGTACAGGGATGAACAAGAGGGCACACTAACCTCTCCAGCTATCACGTCACCAACCTGATTATTAGATTATTACTTCCCTATCGTGGCCCAGGACTGCACAGACTAGAAGTACTTAGTGTGTGTCTCGGAGCTCATCTTAACCCACATCCACCCCTTTGTCCCTATGACTTAGCAGGACAAGACGGTCACTGCAGAACACACCGGAATAGAGCACCATCGCAGGAGTGCTCGGTGAGAGACTGAGACTCTGAGAGGATGAAGTGCTCGGTGGTCTCCTCGGTGTCCAGGTAGCAAGGGTTGGGAGTGGGCGCCGGTGTTGTGTTGAGGGGGGccaggtggtgcaggtggtgtgGTGCCAGTGTTATCCAGGCCCCGAGAGCTTTGCCTTGGCCATGGAAGCGGCGAGGAGGGTCCGAGGGTGGCCTGGGAGTGGTGGAGCGAAGGCCGAGAGAGCCGGGGCATCCAGAGTCAGATGGATCAAGCTTCTCCTCTGAGTCTGAGGCTTGGTGTTTACAACGTATTTGGAACGGGCTTCCTTTAAAATTGGTTCTGTCGACACTATGATTCACTTCTTCTCTATGTTGTGCTGGTCAAAAAGGACGTGTCCAATTATTGATGCAGTGTTTCCTCTGTATGGTTACTTAGAGTTCAGTTCACTTCAGTGCACTTCAAGTAAAACATCACTTAGAATATTTTTTAGTATGGTTAACTTTATAAATCACATTTGTT harbors:
- the LOC127006806 gene encoding rRNA methyltransferase 1, mitochondrial-like, with amino-acid sequence MVLYSAMLSRVATVVVVRQASHSAFRLPPIKFRHSALPSSKNEDVPVITSPVIHGKEPGRERRRGKGEERAQRKQKSFKQPQPKQEKSLLACREDSNTSKNDAESLVNPKKNKYTTKPRTKFTTKSPSQSVEDTLASLGINVKGEIIFGIFPVLLAVQAKRRTIHQLIYKSESGNTSAKIQNILNMAQNQDVPTVSLKPSEFKQIFQGDQVHQGVCCDASPLPFLTLNEDYPEEEGEGGHGKQNEDGVKESRHQREGKKDSQLAEDPNQKGEDKRQGEEEAKSRLTERMKHQREEEQESQQKGKEDRYITQAVEKNKQSQQENHQAGIERRQQKLWLYLDQIQDPMNFGTVLRSAYFMGVDRVLTSEASSTRITSTVSKASAGVAEVFPVHQVKDPIQLAASLTRTGWELVSSASPSGASGSGDEDSSGADLTDVTAFYPKGNVLLIVGNEGKGISPELQRMCHTVLTISPGRSLHPHLQCLNVSVATALLLHSLCQKLSSRRP